The Deltaproteobacteria bacterium genomic sequence TCGGCACGCTGCGCGTCATCGGCACGCCGTCGGTCTGGCGCAGCAGGTAGCTCTTGATCAGTTCGCCGACCTTCCCCGGCGTGACCGCCAGCGCAAAGCCGGACAGGAAGATCAGCGCGGATCGCCGCGGCGGCACGGCGATCGCCTTGGCCCGCAGGTACGCGTTCCACCGCGCGAGGCGCACGCCGTAGTTGACCAATGCCAGGGCGAGCGCCGCCGCGAACGCGCTCCAGCGAAACCGGCGCAACCGGTCGCCCAGCGCGTGCACGTCGCCGTAGACCGACAACGCCGCGAACGCGAGCGCGCCTACGGCGATCGCCAGCGCAATGCGGCGCGCGGTCCGGCTCACGAAGGCGCGCCCTTTCGGCGGCCGCCCGCGGGTCCGGATCGCGTGCGTCGAGGTGCCTGCCGCGATCGTCGGTGGACGGACCGGGCGTGCGCGCGCGGGGGTGAGCGGAACACGGCGACAGGAGCCGGCGCGAGCTACGCAGCCGCCGGGCGGAGCGGCCCGGCGCGGCGGGCGCGTGTGACCTGCGACCGAATCAACTCGATCGCCGTACTAGCTGCGGCTGTCCGAGCGCCGCTTCATCTCGCGGCGCAGGCGCTTGCGCGCTTCGCGCATCTTGCGCTTTTTCTTGACGCTCGGCTTCTCGAAGAAGCGGCGCCGCTTGACCTCCTGCAGCACGCCCTCTTTGGACATCTTCTGCTTGAGGATCTTCATCGCCTTTTCGAGGCTGTCGCGGACGTCCACCTCGATCGGCTTGCCGAATACCGGTTCCGGTGCCTGAGCCATAGCCGCACCGTACCTACCGGAAGCCGCCGGCCCGGTCAAGTGCCGCGTCGCACGGCCGGACCGCTCGACCGCCGCGCCGGCCAGCCCCGCGCGACGCGTGCCCTGGTCGCGCGGCCCCCGCGAGCGGATGCCGCGGGACGCACCGCATCCGCGCGGCGCGCCGACCCCGGGGGCCCGGCACGCCGTCGGCGCGGGGCGGCCAGCCAACCCCGGAGCGGCGCGCAGGAACGGCGCGCAGGAATGGCGCCCACGCCGGCGTGCTGGACGTCCGGTCGCCCCCGATTGCGCAGCGCCCCGGCGGCGAACCGGCCCGCCCTGCGGCGCGGCACCGACCTGCCCCCCTCCGGATTGAGTTAAAGTATTAGTGTATTTTTTTATCTTGACTGAAAATAATGGGTCCCGTATAAGGGAAACGAGGAGGGGGCTTTTTGCCCTTGTATCCGGCCCTACAACAGAAACCGAACCAGTATTAGCGACGGAGGGTTCAGCGTGTACAACGGCGTGAAGGTGTTCTCGGCGACGAAGGCGAAGGAGCGTGAGGCACTCGGGGAGGAGGTCACGGCCTGGATTCGGCGCAACCCCGATATCGAGATCCTCGACAAGATCGTGACGCAGTCGTCGGACAGCGAGTTCCACTGCCTCACGATCACCCTGTTCTACCGGAAGGGCGACAAGGCGACCCACGCCGCGTAATCCGCGCGCCGCCGAGCCGTCGCCGTACGGCCGGCCGGCTGCGCGGCGGCGCCGGCTGACGGCCGCCCGCGCCGCGCCGCGCTGGCGGCGCCGGCTGACGGCCGCCCGCGCCGCGGCGTTGACAGCGCCCCCTCCGATCGGGACGCGCGAACCCCGCGTCGCCGTGCCACGCCGGCGATCGGCCGGGCCCATCGCGCACCGCAGGCCGCCCGGTCGCCGGTAGACGACACGCCCCGCCCTGCGAGCGGTTGTGGGCAGCCCGCGCGTCGCGCCCGTTGGTCTGCGCGCGCCCGCGTGCTATCCCCGCGGGCATGCGAAACCGAACCCGCTCGTATCGGAACGCGCTGCTGGTGGCGGTCGTCACCGCAGCGGCGCTACCGGCGGCCGCCGGCACCCCCGCTGCACCGGCGCCGCAGCTGCAGCTCCCCGAGGTCAAGACGTGGACGCTCGACAACGGGCTGCGCGTCGCCTACTTGCCGCGCCACGAAGCGCCCGTCGTGGCCGTCCACGTCTGGTACCACGTCGGCTCGAAGGAGGAGCGGCCGGATCGGCTCGGCGCCGCCCACATGTTCGAGCACATGCTGTTCAAGGGCACGGTGCACGTGCGCCCGGAGGAGCACGCGCGGCACATTCAGCGCGTCGGCGGGTCGCTCAATGCGTTCACC encodes the following:
- a CDS encoding 30S ribosomal protein S21, with amino-acid sequence MAQAPEPVFGKPIEVDVRDSLEKAMKILKQKMSKEGVLQEVKRRRFFEKPSVKKKRKMREARKRLRREMKRRSDSRS